From the Candidatus Tanganyikabacteria bacterium genome, the window AGGCATGCTCGCCGCCTTTGCGGGACTGCCGATCGAGGCCCCGGTCCAAACCGGCCCTCCGGAGTCGCATTCATGAACCTGTTGCTTGCCGTTGCGGTCGGCGCCATGTTCACCATGGGCCTGTACCAGGTGATGGGGAAGGATCTCCTGCGTATCGCCTTCGGCATCTACATCCTCTTCAACGGGGCCAACCTGGTGATCCTGACCGTGGGAACCCTCCCCGGTTCGACCGCGCCTTTCGTGTCGCTCGGCGGCAGCCCGGTGGATCCGCTGGTGCAGGCGATGGTACTGACGGCGATCGTGATCGGCTTCGGCCTGGCGACTTTCCTGCTGCTGCTGGCCGCCAGGCTCGGGCGGGATCGCCGGTCCCTCGACGCCACGGCCATGACGCGCTGGCGGCGCTGATGCCTGCACTCTTGCCTCTCCTGCTGGCGATCCCTCTCGCCGGACTGCTGGCCATGCTGCTGGCCTGGAACCGGCCCAGGGCGAGCGCCTGGGTTGCGTTCCTCACCTCCCTGGCGGCCCTCGGCGTGAGTCTGGCCCTTGGAGTCAGCTCCGGTTCCACGATGGCCCCTGGCGAGGTCGTTCACCGAGCCGGTGGCTGGCCGGGGCCCTTCGGCATCGCCCTGGTCCCCGGCCGCGCGGGAATCCTGCTGGCCTTGCTCACGGGCTTCCTGTTCACCTGTGCCACTGCCTACCGGCTGGCGCGGCTGGCAGAAACCGGGGGCGATTCAGAATCGGAGAATCCGGCCTATCCGCTGTGCTTCCCGATCCTGCTCCTGGCGCTGATGGGCTTGTTCACGACGGGCGACCTGTTCAACTTCTACGTGTTCTTCGAACTCGTGGCGGTCGGCTCCTACATGCTGGTGGCTCTGGGCAGGCACGAGCCCATCGAGGCCGCCTGGAAATACTCAGCGCAAAGCGCGCTGGGCTCGGTCTCGCTGCTGGTGGGAATCGCCCTGGTCTACGGCGTGGCCGGTACGCTCGACATGGCCGACCTCGCCCGCAAGCTGTCTTCCCCACCGCTCCACGCCGCGCCATTCTTCCTGCTCGCGTTCTTCCTCAAGGCCGCTGTCTTCCCGTTCCACTTCTGGCAACCGGATGCCCATGCCGCGGCCACCACCGAGGGAAGCGCCATTCTCGCCGGGTTGCTGATCAAGGTCGGCCTGTTCGGACTCCTGCGCCTCGGGCCGCTGGTGTTCGGGCCGTCGCTGGGAACGTTGTTTCTGCTCATGGGCGGGGCCACGATCGCCTTCGGTGCGGCCGCCGCGTGGCGGCAGACGGACGCCAAGCGGCTCCTGGGGTTCTCGTCGGTCAGCCAGCTCGGGTTCATCCTGGTGGCGATCGGCCTGGGCTCCCTGGAAGCCGTCGCCGCGGGTCTCCTCCTGCTATGCGCCCACTCCCTGGCAAAGGCACTGCTCTTCCTCGCCACCGGAGCGCTCTCCGACAGCGCCGGCACCACCGAGTTGCAGTCGTTGCGGGGTCTGGGCCAGGACAGGGTCGCGGTCTCGGCGGCCTACCTGGTCGGCATGCTGTCGCTTGCCGGATTGCCGCTGACGGCCGGCTTCATCGGAAAGGTGGACTTGCTGGTGGTGGCGGTGGGCCTGGCTGCCTGGCCGGCCGTTGCGATGGTCGCCGCCGGCAGCCTCATGACGCTCGCTTACGGCGTTCGGGCTTTCCAGGTCCTCTTCTGGGCGCCGCCACGGGCCCCCGGGGAGCCCGCGAGTATCGCCCCTGCCACGGCCCTCGTCCTCGGTGTCATGGTCGTCCTGGTCGTCGCCATCGGTATGTTCCCCGGCCCGTTGTGGCACCTGTGCGAGGGGGGGGCCCGGGATCTGCTCGCCCTGCGCGTACCGGAGGCGCGGCCGTGAACGTGGCGCCGATGGTGTTCTGTCTGATCGGCCTCGCGCTGTGGGCGTTGCTGGTACCCGAGGTCACGCCGGCCTCCCTGGCGGTCGGGGTGCCCGCCATCCTGGCGGCCTGGGCGGCTTTCAGGCGGCTGGCGACCTTCGACACGTGTATCCCCTGGAGGCGGGCGGTGGCCTGGATCCGGGCCGTGGCCGGGTACCTGGTCCTGCACGTCCCCGTCGACATCACCCGTGCGACCTTCCGGGTGTTCCGCGAGGTTCTGCGGCCGGATCTGCACATCCGGCCGGCGATCGTGGCGGTGCCTTTGCCGGGCGCTCCGCCGGAAATCCTGATGCTCCTGGCGTTCGGCATCTGCCTGACTCCGGGCGAACAGGCGGTCGAAATCGACGAGGCGCGGGGCGTCCTGTACGTGCACGGCCTCCTGGTGACGGACCCGGACCATTTCAGGTCCGAAGTGACCGCCGTGTACGAGCGCTACTTTCGCGGACTTGCGAGGGCGCCATGACCGCAATCCTGACACTGGCCATCGCGTTCCTGGTCGTCCTTGCAGGCCTCACCACGCTGCGGGTGGTCGATACCCGGGCGGCGCTGCTGGATCGCCTGCTGGCCGGCGATCTGACGATCTCCATCCTGACCTTCATCCTGGGAGGGGCCGCCGCGCTCTACGGTTCCGAGGTCTATCTCGATGCCGCCCTGGTCGCCGGGCTGCTCGCTTTCGTCGCGACGATCGTCCTGGCCAGGTTCATCGGGGAAGGGAGCGTGTTCTGAGATGACCTTCCCGCAGCTCCTGGGGACGATCGTCCTGGTCCTGGGAATCGCGGTTTCCGCGGCCGGAGTCGCGGGGGTCTATCGCTTTCCCGACATCTACACGCGGCTGAACGCCGTGGCCAAGGTCTCGACGGCCGGGGCCGTGCTGATCCACCTTTCGCTCGCGAGCCTGATGCCGCCTGGCCAAGGGGGAAAGGCCGTACTCACCGCCGCCATGCTGTTGCTCACGACGCCGGTCGTCACCCATGTCATCGCCCGGATGGCCCACAAGATGAGGGTTCCGGATGTCAACCACCTGGATGAGCTTCGCCTGGCCGAGGGAAGGCCGGGACAGTCTGGAGGGTCGGATGAACCACGATGAGCAGCGGAAGAGCCACGAGTGGCAGTCCGAGGAACCGGCAGCCCATGCCGAGCGACGGCCTGGCCAGGCCACGGGACACTTGACCAGGCCATTCGAGCGCGTGCTGATCGCGACCGATCTGTCCGAAGGGGCGGACCTCGCGATCGCCCGGGCGGGATGGCTCCCGCTGGCGGATTCCGCGGAAGTTCATCTGGTTCATGTGCTCGCACCGGATGAGCGGGCCCAGGCTGAACGACGAGCCCGCGAATCGCTCGACAAGGCGGCCCAGACCCTTGCGGAGCTACGATACCGGAGTGGCGGGTCTCCGCTGGTCGTCCGGCGGGACGTCCTGCGGGGCGACGCCTTCGGCTCCATCTCCCTGGCGATTCTCGAAGATGGCTCCGACCTCGTGGTCGTCGGTCGCCACGGTCGTCGGGGCATCATGGGGCACTTCCTCGGGTCCACCGCCGAGCAACTGGTCCGGAAGGTCGGCCTCCCGGTCCTGGTAGCCCACGTTCGGCCGGAGGGGCCCTACCGGAAGCCGCTCTTCGCGACGGCATTCGAGGCAGGAGCGGACCGGGTCCTGACTGCCTTGTTCAGGGTGACCGGCAGTGGGGCAGACCGTATCGAGATGATGCACGCGGTCGAGGAGATCCCCGGCGATGGCTTGCTGGTCGCCGGGGCTTCGCCCGCAGAGGAACAGCGGTACTACGAGGAGCAGTTTTCCCATGCGGCCCGTGCGGCTTCCGCCCTTGCCCGAGGTGCCGGGTCGGCCGGCGAAAAGCTCGAACTGGTCGTGCGCATCGGGAGCGCGGCCAGTGTCGTGATCGACGAGGCGTCCGGGCGCGAAACCGACCTGATCGCCGTCGGGACGAGGGCCCGGGCGGGGCTCCCCCGGCTGCTCCTCGGGACTACCGCCGGAACGGTCCTCCGCGAGGCGCCGTGCGACGTTCTGATCGTCCCGCTCTAGGAGTGAGGCATGGCCATGCGATCGCTCGTCCTTTCCAGCCGCAAGCTGTTCCAGGTCTCCTCCGACTGGGGAGACATCGACCCGGAGCGCAAGGATGGCCTGTACCACGCCGACACGCGGTTCCTGTCCACCTTTCTCGTGCGAATCCAGGGCATCGACATCGATTGGCTGGCCGTCTCCCGGCATGGGGCAGGCCGGGCCTCGATGCTCGGAGCGGCCCAGGACCGGTCGGCGCGGCATGCCGGCGAAGACTACCACCTGGCCCTGTTCCGGGAGCGGTCCACCGGAGAAGCCCTTCGCGAGACCATCCGGTTGGAGAGCTTCGCACCGGATCCGGTGAGACTTGCACTCGAACTGGTCTTCGACGCCGACTTCGCCGATGTCCTGGAGGTCCACGGCGGGCGCCCGATGTTGAGCCGCGACGTCGACCTCCTGGCGGACCCGGATGGCCTGGGCATGAGGTTCCGGTACGTCCGCAAGCAACGTGTCTGGGAGACCCTGGTGACGTTCTCGCACCCCTTGACGATCGAAGGTCGGCAAGCGCGCGTCGAGTTCGAGGTGTCGGCGTCGAACCCCGCTGAGCTCGCCCTGGAAGTAGTGGTCTCGGCGCCTACCTCGCCGGGCGTCCGGGCCCCCTGGCCAGTGCACGAGCACCATGGGTCGGAATCCGGCGAAACCGCAATCTGGCGCAGCAGCTCCCCGCTCCTCGACGGGCTCCTGGACCGCAGCAGGCGGGACCTGAAGGCCTTGGAAATCCTGGTGCCGGGGTTCGACGCACCGCTGCTGGCCGCCGGCCTTCCATGGTTCATGACCGTCTTCGGTCGGGACAGCCTCTGGACCGCCCTCCAGCTCCTCGCAGTCTACCCGGCCTTCGCGGTCAACGTCCTTCGCTTCCTGGCCGCCCAGCAAGGCACAAAAGTCGATGACTGGCGCGACGAAGAGCCGGGCAAGATCCTGCACGAAATCCGTTTCGGCGAGCTGGCCAAGTTCGAGGAGTACCCGCATGCCCGCTACTTCGGCACGGCTGATGCGACTCCCCTGTTCCTGGTCTTGCTGGCCGCAACCGTCCAGCGGACAGGCGATCCCCGCCTCCTGGAAGAACTCGATCGGCCGGCCATGCGCGCGCTCGACTGGATCGACCGTTTCGGCGACCTCGATGGCGACGGATTCGTGGAGTATCGCTGCCGATCCCCCAGGGGCCTTCGCAACCAGGGCTGGAAAGACTCCTGGGACGCCATTCGCTTTCGTGGCGGACAACTGGCCGAACCCCCGATCGCCTTGGCCGAGGTTCAGGCCTACGTCTATGCGGCGAAGGCGGGAATGGCCAGGACCTGGGAGACCACTCGACCGGCCGTCGCCGAGCGATTGCGGCGGGAGGCGGGTGCGCTGCGGAAGGCCTTCGAGGAGAAATTCTGGTTGCCAGGCGAACAGACCTACGCCATGGCTCTCGACGGGAGCAAACGGCCGGTTGACGGGCTCGGATCCCATGTAGGGCACTGCCTCTGGTCGCGGATCGTCGCGCCCGAGCGTGCCAGGAGCGCGGGATCTCGCCTCCTGTCCCCCGACCTGTTCTCCGGCTTCGGGGTAAGAACTCTCGCCCGTAGCAACGGAGGCTTCAACCCGCTGGGATACCACACGGGAAGCGTCTGGCCGC encodes:
- a CDS encoding NADH-quinone oxidoreductase subunit K, with translation MNLLLAVAVGAMFTMGLYQVMGKDLLRIAFGIYILFNGANLVILTVGTLPGSTAPFVSLGGSPVDPLVQAMVLTAIVIGFGLATFLLLLAARLGRDRRSLDATAMTRWRR
- a CDS encoding universal stress protein — encoded protein: MNHDEQRKSHEWQSEEPAAHAERRPGQATGHLTRPFERVLIATDLSEGADLAIARAGWLPLADSAEVHLVHVLAPDERAQAERRARESLDKAAQTLAELRYRSGGSPLVVRRDVLRGDAFGSISLAILEDGSDLVVVGRHGRRGIMGHFLGSTAEQLVRKVGLPVLVAHVRPEGPYRKPLFATAFEAGADRVLTALFRVTGSGADRIEMMHAVEEIPGDGLLVAGASPAEEQRYYEEQFSHAARAASALARGAGSAGEKLELVVRIGSAASVVIDEASGRETDLIAVGTRARAGLPRLLLGTTAGTVLREAPCDVLIVPL
- a CDS encoding amylo-alpha-1,6-glucosidase, with protein sequence MRSLVLSSRKLFQVSSDWGDIDPERKDGLYHADTRFLSTFLVRIQGIDIDWLAVSRHGAGRASMLGAAQDRSARHAGEDYHLALFRERSTGEALRETIRLESFAPDPVRLALELVFDADFADVLEVHGGRPMLSRDVDLLADPDGLGMRFRYVRKQRVWETLVTFSHPLTIEGRQARVEFEVSASNPAELALEVVVSAPTSPGVRAPWPVHEHHGSESGETAIWRSSSPLLDGLLDRSRRDLKALEILVPGFDAPLLAAGLPWFMTVFGRDSLWTALQLLAVYPAFAVNVLRFLAAQQGTKVDDWRDEEPGKILHEIRFGELAKFEEYPHARYFGTADATPLFLVLLAATVQRTGDPRLLEELDRPAMRALDWIDRFGDLDGDGFVEYRCRSPRGLRNQGWKDSWDAIRFRGGQLAEPPIALAEVQAYVYAAKAGMARTWETTRPAVAERLRREAGALRKAFEEKFWLPGEQTYAMALDGSKRPVDGLGSHVGHCLWSRIVAPERARSAGSRLLSPDLFSGFGVRTLARSNGGFNPLGYHTGSVWPHDNAILIAGLMRYGLVGEATRIAEALIQASRTIPGGSLPELFSGFDRTELDVVVAYPASCVPQAWAAGSVYLILDAFMRWDWEAGAASPATPLVPDSFGTVSLTGVTLGGRPWVVEARGQKLLRAEEVR
- a CDS encoding Na+/H+ antiporter subunit E, which gives rise to MNVAPMVFCLIGLALWALLVPEVTPASLAVGVPAILAAWAAFRRLATFDTCIPWRRAVAWIRAVAGYLVLHVPVDITRATFRVFREVLRPDLHIRPAIVAVPLPGAPPEILMLLAFGICLTPGEQAVEIDEARGVLYVHGLLVTDPDHFRSEVTAVYERYFRGLARAP
- a CDS encoding monovalent cation/H(+) antiporter subunit G, translated to MTFPQLLGTIVLVLGIAVSAAGVAGVYRFPDIYTRLNAVAKVSTAGAVLIHLSLASLMPPGQGGKAVLTAAMLLLTTPVVTHVIARMAHKMRVPDVNHLDELRLAEGRPGQSGGSDEPR